A single window of Aspergillus oryzae RIB40 DNA, chromosome 8 DNA harbors:
- a CDS encoding 40S ribosomal protein uS13 (ribosomal protein S18), translating to MSLVSGEKTNFQYILRLLNTNVDGKQKIMYALTQIKGVGRRYSNLVCKKADVDLNKRAGELTTEELERVVTILQNPTQYKIPTWFLNRQRDITDGKDSQVVSNNLDSKMREDLERLKKIRSHRGLRHYWGLRVRGQHTKTTGRRGRTVGVSKKKG from the exons ATGT CGCTCGTGTCCGGCGAGAAGACGAACTTCCAGTACATCTTGCGTCTGCTCAACACCAATGTTGACGGCAAGCAGAAGATTATGTACGCCTTGACCCAGATCAAGGGTGTCGGTCGCCGTTACTCCAACTTGGTCTGCAAGAAGGCTGATGTTGACCTCAACAAGCG CGCCGGTGAGCTTACCACCGAAGAGCTTGAGCGTGTCGTCACCATCCTCCAGAACCCTACCCAGTACAAGATCCCCACCTGGTTCCTGAACAGACAGCGCGACATCACCGATGGCAAGGACTCCCAGGTTGTCTCCAACAACTTGGACAGCAAGATGCGTGAGGATCTCGAGcgcctgaagaagatccgctCCCACCGTGGTCTCCGTCACTACTGGGGTCTCCGTGTCCGTGGACAGCACACCAAGACCACCGGTCGCCGTGGCCGCACCGTCGGTgtcagcaagaagaagggctaA
- a CDS encoding uncharacterized protein (predicted protein) encodes MSSENSDARSLKEEDDFKYNPELNYPMVKLADLPEPPKNWRVCGRTAEEASKARKATSEEAKKWVRYHSWGIDMGVKGDLTNLRCFKVLWKLFYYQQDKHRPQDFDQIKDFKTRDAGPRLLQCSLDVPGLLPISRYYPHPPPATRLPAEGFHRPLDALASRPDSHIEQMLYPVFGVPKEVDNFPEEIETPTAQATGNSTGNRNQHKIRLPKVMARSVMEAIERTVMQFAYEDLARDCSAVAQDGQVHLTAKTEEDLRQANIGSFPATSHVKLAVDPDNSDRLVFSADGDKYPYRGRGPVYRNNSSGIDSIIVLGKLLDAGSTVLDRKDPEWRGRFTNVEKAFIEATDVNWDLCSRGDSRDRFWAVMAAEAENVGVGVQSPLLDMWNVSTEHFDQFLFTYDEQTTFCSPCTNRTTNAAYQSATVAPPTCPEDMKGVSMQQLISRSFASEYISRCGKCQDKVVKCRRMLHGLPMRLTVTLDGSVPVKKHTRDISFDYITNGGERGTAAYRWLGGIYCKADHYRVYWNDTKRGEVDTGQIQMYDSAMLSGVIVGGIAQAHRDDKVPETWWKNKPVPLLVYERIMNPDDEVMNVALHALGDMVKVRNQQKLLLQGHISWTPSEPPRARAGFPWRRLIDRKEDRFHLASGAYDPRNQGQISTEPSGVDRHANIPGPSSAGPSKIDVGSSTSSAPVPEPQPEIGRISPSLWEAPTASMFAEISPLFALAPTPSLSGLESIIEDTALINEQLNGPHQEQYRAQSNVQNNAQYATQSSSQLHAGHNMQQTTQPSGQQHGQADRQYNATQTNTQYQRPYNPHHRTQTTAQQPNGYNAQQHQVQHNAQYRVQPSTHPHEPHGTFNDTSFGLQDIMHDGLFQDWTSGGIDDFGFSFPELSSSIFFSPKPSHASSTNSAPAPVENSIKHSHQNTNNGGSMPQYIDPSVLTAAPQNPSSLPQQVRPRPVDGQRPASHVAPAAGIRWHSHGNVASSHMSANQTPQGSKRKRVDEAEPRRHPPNLR; translated from the coding sequence ATGTCGTCAGAAAACAGTGACGCTAGATCattgaaagaggaggatgattttaAATATAACCCTGAGCTCAACTACCCCATGGTCAAGCTGGCTGACTTACCCGAGCCCCCCAAGAATTGGCGTGTCTGTGGGCGAACAGCAGAGGAAGCTTCCAAAGCTCGAAAAGCAACCAGCGAGGAGGCGAAGAAATGGGTAAGATACCACAGTTGGGGCATCGATATGGGCGTGAAGGGCGACTTGACCAATCTCAGGTGCTTCAAAGTCCTGTGGAAGCTCTTCTACTATCAGCAGGACAAACATCGACCTCAAGACTTCGATCAAATAAAGGACTTTAAGACGAGAGATGCTGGTCCTCGGCTGTTGCAATGCTCGCTGGATGTGCCTGGCCTCCTTCCAATCAGCAGGTactatcctcatccaccccCTGCCACTAGGCTTCCGGCGGAAGGGTTCCACAGGCCCCTCGATGCTCTAGCGAGCAGGCCAGATAGCCACATAGAACAGATGCTGTATCCGGTATTTGGTGTCCCGAAAGAAGTCGACAATTTTCCCGAAGAGATCGAGACACCTACCGCTCAGGCCACAGGCAATAGCACAGGCAACAGAAACCAACACAAGATACGTCTTCCTAAAGTTATGGCCCGATCCGTTATGGAGGCTATTGAACGCACTGTGATGCAATTCGCCTATGAAGATCTCGCTCGAGATTGCAGCGCTGTTGCTCAAGATGGTCAGGTACACCTGACTGCGAAGACGGAAGAAGATCTACGGCAAGCCAATATCGGGTCCTTTCCCGCAACATCCCATGTGAAACTCGCTGTGGATCCTGACAATAGCGATAGACTAGTTTTCAGTGCGGACGGCGATAAATACCCTTACAGGGGCCGTGGACCCGTGTACCGTAACAATTCTTCTGGCATCGACAGTATCATTGTCCTTGGTAAGTTGCTCGACGCGGGATCCACCGTGCTGGACCGCAAAGATCCTGAATGGCGCGGGCGCTTCACCAATGTGGAGAAGGCCTTTATTGAGGCTACTGATGTCAATTGGGATCTTTGCTCAAGAGGTGATTCTCGAGATCGCTTCTGGGCAGTGATGGCAGCGGAGGCCGAAAATGTCGGAGTAGGTGTACAGTCCCCTCTCCTTGACATGTGGAATGTGTCAACAGAACATTTCGACCAGTTCTTGTTCACATATGATGAGCAAACTACTTTCTGCTCCCCATGCACGAACAGGACTACGAATGCTGCGTACCAGAGCGCAACTGTGGCACCACCTACATGTCCGGAGGACATGAAAGGAGTATCGATGCAACAGTTGATCTCCCGTTCGTTTGCATCGGAGTACATCAGCCGCTGTGGCAAATGTCAAGATAAAGTCGTGAAGTGTCGGAGAATGCTGCATGGCCTACCGATGCGCTTGACTGTAACTCTTGATGGCAGTGTGCCTGTCAAGAAACACACCCGAGATATATCCTTCGACTATATTACCAACGGTGGCGAACGCGGAACAGCAGCATACCGCTGGCTAGGCGGGATATACTGTAAGGCCGACCACTATCGGGTCTACTGGAATGACACTAAGCGGGGAGAAGTCGATACAGGCCAAATCCAGATGTATGACAGTGCCATGCTTTCGGGCGTCATCGTCGGAGGTATCGCCCAAGCACACAGAGACGACAAAGTACCCGAAACCTGGTGGAAGAACAAGCCTGTGCCGCTCCTCGTCTACGAACGCATCATGAATCCAGACGATGAGGTCATGAACGTCGCCTTGCACGCGTTAGGTGACATGGTCAAAGTCAGAAATCAGCAGAAGTTGCTCCTCCAGGGGCATATTTCCTGGACACCCTCGGAACCCCCAAGAGCTCGGGCAGGCTTTCCGTGGAGGCGACTTATCgatcgaaaagaagatcgCTTTCACCTAGCCTCAGGTGCTTATGACCCGAGAAACCAAGGCCAAATATCGACGGAGCCTTCAGGCGTTGATCGTCATGCCAACATACCCGGCCCATCTTCAGCTGGTCCGTCGAAGATAGATGTCGGATCTTCGACGTCTTCAGCACCCGTACCAGAACCGCAACCAGAGATAGGGAGGATATCACCCTCGTTGTGGGAGGCTCCGACTGCTTCTATGTTTGCTGAAATCTCGCCTCTATTCGCACTCGCCCCGACCCCTTCTTTATCGGGTCTAGAATCTATTATAGAGGACACCGCGCTGATTAATGAACAGCTCAATGGACCACATCAAGAACAATATCGTGCGCAAAGCAACGTACAAAATAATGCACAGTATGCTACACAGTCCAGCTCGCAGCTCCATGCGGGGCATAACATGCAGCAGACTACGCAGCCGAGTGGACAGCAACATGGCCAAGCTGATAGGCAATACAACGCAACACAGACGAATACACAGTACCAGCGCCCGTATAACCCACATCACCGTACACAGACCACTGCGCAGCAACCGAACGGATATAACGCACAACAGCATCAGGTGCAGCATAATGCGCAATACCGCGTCCAGCCAAGTACACATCCTCACGAGCCGCACGGCACATTCAACGATACATCTTTTGGCCTGCAGGACATCATGCATGACGGACTTTTCCAAGATTGGACTTCTGGAGGAATCGACGACTTCGGTTTTAGTTTTCCGGagctcagcagcagcatATTTTTCTCACCAAAGCCGAGTCACGCTAGCAGTACGAACAGCGCTCCAGCTCCCGTCGAAAATAGCATCAAACATTCCCATCAGAACACCAACAATGGCGGCTCGATGCCACAGTACATTGATCCTAGCGTCTTGACTGCAGCTCCGCAGAACCCATCATCGCTACCACAGCAGGTCCGGCCGAGGCCCGTGGACGGTCAAAGGCCTGCGTCGCACGTTGCGCCTGCGGCGGGTATTCGATGGCATAGCCACGGGAATGTAGCCAGCTCCCACATGTCGGCGAACCAGACACCGCAAgggtcaaaaagaaagagagtcgATGAGGCAGAGCCACGGCGGCATCCGCCGAATTTGCGTTGA
- a CDS encoding peroxidase (catalase (peroxidase I)) — protein sequence MSTPGDYDAVRRDIVAQLKKPDYDDGSAGPVFVRLAWHSAGTYDAESDTGGSNGAGMRYEAEGGDPANAGLQHGRAFLEPVKERHPWITYSDLWTLAGVVAIKELGGPEVEWKPGRTDLVDDSKVPPRGRLPDAAQGAEHLRFIFNRMGFNDQEIVALAGGHNMGRCHMDRSGFHGPWVNNPTRFSNQFYNLLLKLEWTPKTLENGIQQFVYVDPDAEEGDEQLMMLPTDVALITDPKFRVWVERYAQDKELFFDHFAKVFAKLIELGIKRDAKGVIINSDNVKGGYVSAPKKSNVPTGLSQRGGGCPMARL from the exons ATGAGCACACCAGGGGATTATGACGCCGTACGGAGGGACATTGTCGCCCAACTGAAGAAGCCGGACTACGACGATGGTAGCGCAGGACCTGTATTTGTTCGACTGGCATG GCACTCTGCAGGCACATACGATGCAGAATCAGACACAGGCGGTTCCAATGGTGCAGGCATGCGGTATGAAGCAGAGGGTGGCGACCCAGCCAACGCCGGTCTTCAGCACGGACGGGCCTTCCTCGAACCTGTAAAGGAGAGACACCCCTGGATCACATACTCCGATCTATGGACATTAGCAGGCGTAGTAGCTATCAAAGAGCTAGGCGGACCCGAAGTGGAATGGAAGCCAGGTCGTACGGATTTAGTCGACGACTCGAAGGTGCCACCACGTGGTCGTCTGCCCGACGCTGCCCAAGGTGCCGAGCACCTGcgtttcatcttcaaccgGATGGGCTTCAACGACCAAGAGATTGTCGCATTGGCGGGAGGACACAACATGGGCCGTTGCCACATGGATCGGAGTGGATTCCACGGCCCCTGGGTGAACAACCCGACCCGCTTCTCAAACCAGTTCTACAACCTGCTCCTTAAGCTCGAGTGGACGCCTAAGACGCTGGAGAACGGTATCCAGCAGTTTGTGTATGTGGACCCCGATGCCGAGGAAGGCGATGAGcagctgatgatgctgccgACCGACGTTGCGTTGATCACCGATCCGAAATTCCGTGTTTGGGTGGAGAGATACGCGCAGGACAAggagcttttcttcgatcACTTCGCGAAAGTGTTTGCTAAGCTGATTGAGCTAGGCATCAAGCGTGATGCCAAGGGAGTCATCATCAACTCGGACAATGTCAAGGGCGGATACGTCTCCGCGcccaagaagagcaatgtCCCAACTGGACTGTCACAGCGCGGTGGTGGTTGCCCCATGGCCAGGTTGTAA
- a CDS encoding 3-isopropylmalate dehydrogenase (3-isopropylmalate dehydrogenase) — MTIAKTYNILVLPGDGIGPEIMAEATKVLSAFNTSTVQFNTRSELIGGCSIDLHGKPITDAVKEAALASDAVLFAAVGGPKWDNMRRGLDGPEGGLLQLRKAMDIYANLRPCSADSPSRSVAREFSPFRQEIIEGVDFVVVRENCGGAYFGRKVEEDEYAMDEWAYSTSEIQRITRLSAELALRHDPPWPVISLDKANVLASSRLWRRVVEKTMAEEYPQVKLVHQLADSASLILATNPRVLNGVILADNTFGDMISDQAGSIVGTLGVLPSASLDGLPSETRRRTNGLYEPTHGSAPTIAGKNIANPVAMILCVALMFRYSLDMEREAQQIEEAVRTVLDSGIRTPDLGGKAGTTEVGDAIVAVLRGQKL, encoded by the exons ATGACCATAGCAAAAACCTacaacatcctcgtccttcCCGGGGACGGCATCGGCCCTGAAATCATGGCCGAGGCTACAAAAGTGCTCTCCGCCTTCAACACATCCACCGTGCAGTTCAACACCCGCTCGGAACTTATCGGCGGATGCAGCATCGATCTCCACGGCAAGCCGATTACGGATGCCGTCAAGGAAGCAGCTCTTGCTTCAGACGCGGTGCTGTTCGCTGCCGTTGGCGGTCCGAAATGGGATAATATGCGGAGGGGACTGGATGGGCCGGAGGGCGGGTTGCTACAGCTGCGGAAGGCGATGGATATCTATGCGAATTTAAGACCTTGTTCGGCGGATTCACCGAGTAGGAGTGTTGCGAGGGAGTTTAGTCCGTTTCGACAGGAGATCATCGAGGGGGTGGATTTCGTGGTTGTGAGGGAGAATTGTGGAGGAGCGTATTTTGGGAgaaaggtagaagaagatgaatatG caatggaCGAATGGGCCTACTCTACCTCCGAAATCCAGCGCATCACCCGTCTCTCTGCTGAACTGGCTCTGCGCCACGATCCCCCCTGGCCCGTAATCTCGCTGGACAAGGCTAATGTGCTCGCATCCTCACGGCTCTGGCGCCGAGTTGTCGAAAAGACCATGGCGGAAGAGTACCCGCAGGTGAAACTGGTACATCAGCTGGCGGACTCCGCGTCGTTGATTCTGGCAACAAACCCGCGCGTGCTGAACGGCGTGATTCTGGCCGATAATACCTTCGGTGATATGATTTCTGATCAGGCGGGCTCGATAGTTGGCACGTTGGGCGTGTTGCCGAGTGCGAGCTTGGATGGACTGCCATCTGAAACCCGGAGGAGGACCAATGGGCTGTATGAACCCACACATGGATCGGCGCCGAC CATCGCCGGCAAGAACATCGCCAACCCCGTTGCTATGATTCTCTGCGTGGCGCTGATGTTCCGGTACTCCTTGGATATGGAGCGTGAAGCACAGCAAATTGAAGAGGCCGTGCGGACTGTTCTAGACTCCGGCATCCGCACGCCAGATTTGGGTGGAAAGGCTGGGACGACAGAAGTGGGTGATGCGATCGTAGCTGTGCTACGCGGACAGAAATTGTAG